GCGAGTACTGCCAGCCCGCGACCTCGCCGGCATGGCCGACCAGCCACACGTAACGCGGAACTTCCGGCGGTTCGAGCCGGGGTGGAGTGGGCCAGTCCAGCGATACGCTGTCGTAGGCCGCCGCCTCCAGCCGCGTATAGATCCCGTAATAGACCTCGTAGGGCACGGGGCGCAGTACGTAGCCGCCGCCCAGATCGGTGTCCTCGCCCTGGCCCCCGGGCATCGGAATGGAAGGAACCGGCGTTCGCTCGGCTGGAGGTGTGGGGGGCAGCCCCAGCCGCCGCGCCGTGTCGCCGTGCGGCGCCCGGAACCCGCTGCGGACATGCATGGCGTCGTGGTACACCGGGTCCAGGCTCAGGGTCAGTGACACATTCAGGCCACCCTCGTACAGGTTGAGGCCCTGCAGGCAAAAGCCCGCCCGCAGCTTGGGAATCAGGACGCGGTTGTTGGTGGCGCGGTGGTGGCTCTGGACCAGCGTATAGCCCGCCGCGCGGAAGGCCGCGAGCAGATGCGGCAGCAGCCGGGTGTACAGGCCGCGTCCCTGGTGCTCCGGCAGCACGCCGCTGTCGGCCATGTACACCGTGCGCTCGTCGCGCTGGTGGGCGTGGCTCCAGCCGATCAGTTCGTCTCCCGCGAAGAGGCCCCAGGAGCAGCTTTCTCCCAGGGGGGGCGGGGGTTTGTGGGGCGGATCAAAGGCGTAACCCCAGCCGCCGCCGAAGATGCGCCCCTCCAGCCGGGCGCACGCCTCGCGGTACTGGTCCAGGGAAAGGCGCCGGGCCGTGAAGCCGCCGCCCAGGTCAATTACCGTCCGGTCCACACCGTCCCCGCCGGTTGCTGCTGGGTCACGCAGTGAAACGAGCCGCCGCCCTCGATGATCGCGCGGCTGTTCAGGCCGATGACCTCGCGGCCCGGAAACAGCGGCGTGAGCACCTCCAGGGCGCGGGCGTCGTTGGGGTCGCCGTACTGCGGCACGGCCACGAAACCGTTGCCGATGTAGAAGTTGGCGTAGGTGGGGGGCAGGCGGCCCTCGGCGCCCTCCAGCCGCCGGACAGGCAGCGGCAGCTCCACGATGCGGAACGGCTGACCGTCAAGGTCCGTCATCCCGCGCAGCGCCGCAAGGTTGGCCGCCATCACCGCGTGGTTGGGATCGCTGGGATCCTCGTCCACGCTGGTCACGATGGTGCGCTCGTCGGTAAAGCGGGTGATGGTGTCGATGTGGCCGTCGGTGTGGTCGTTTTCCAGCCCCGCGCCCAGCCACAGCAGCCGGTCTATGCCCAGGTAGGCGCGCAGCCAGTCGGCATACTGCTCCGCGCTCAGGCCCAGGTTGCGGGTGTCGGTCAGCAGGCACGAGCGGGTGGTCAGGGCCACGCCAGCCCCGTTCAGTTCCAGCGCGCCGCCCTCCAGCACCACCGGCAGGTCCCAGTGCGCGGCATCCAGCGTGCGGGCCACGTATTCGGGCACCTGGTCATCCTCGTGCCACTCGAACTTGCCGCCCCAGGCATTGAAGCGCCAGTTGATCAGCGAGACCTCGGAGCCGCGCGTCACGAACAGCGGGCCGTTGTCCCGAATCCACACGTCATTGAGGGGCACGTCGTGGGAGGTCACGTCCGCCCCGCTCAGGCGCTCGGCCGCGTCCTGACGGCTCTCGGCGTCGCGGACGAGCAGCTGCACCGGCTCGAAGCGGGCGATGGTGCGCACCAGCGCGGCGAACTCGGTGCGCACCGCTTCCAGGTGGCCGAACCACAGGTCGTTGTCGGCCGGCCAGCTCAGCCACGTTGCGGCGTGCGGGGCCCATTCGGGGGGCATGACGAAGCCCAGGGCCTGCGGGGTCGGATCGGTGGGGGAGAAGTGCTGCATGTTCCGCATTACAGCACCTCGGCCACCCCGGCGGCCGTCAGCGGAGCACGGTCAGCCCGCGGGGGACGGTCAGCGCTTTACCGTGAAGGTCAGGCGCGGTGGCCTGCGGTCCTCCTGCGGCCCGGTGGCAGCGCTCAGGCGCAGCGCTCCGGCAGCGGTCTGAACGGTGGGGCCCGGCAGCAGCACGGTGTACAGCCGCGCTGAGCTGCCGCGCACCACGAAGATCCTGGCGGCCACGTTTCCCGCCACGATGCACTGGGCGCGGGGGGGGCAGCGGCTGTCATTGACCCGCAGCAGGGTCACCCGGGTGTCGCCGACCAGCGCGCTTTGACCGGCCTGCAGCGTGAGTGTGGCGGCGCTGGCACCGGAAGCGCTGGCACCGGAACAAACGAGCAGGCCCAGCCCGAGCACGGCCCGGCGCAGGAAGCGGGTCACGGCCCCAGGGGGGCGCGGCGCGGTACAGGACAACAGAGACATGGGCCCACTGTGCGCCCTGTTCCTGACCATCATCTGAGGTGTCCGCGGGCGGCCCAGGCAGGGCGGCAACCGAAAACGTGCTGCCGGGCCTCAGCCCAGCAGGGCGGGCAGGTCATCCGCGTTCGCCAGGGCCCGGAACTGCGCAGCCTTGTCGGGCAGGCCCATGCGGTCGTAACAGGTGGCGAGTTTTAAGGCGAAGAACTCCACCGCGCGGCAGTCCTCGCGGCACTCGGCGGCTTCCAGGCAGGCACGGTAGTTCTGGACGGCCAGGTGGTATTGCGCCGTCTGCGCGGCCTGCTCGGCTCGGCAGTGGCTCATGCGCAGAGACACGATGTCGCTCTCTACCCGGCTCATGGCAGTCATAAACAGCAGTTTAAGCAGATCGCCGAGCACATGAATGAAAGGTGAAGCAGGATTGACGACACCAAATGTGCGTGCCTGACGTTATTTTTCGGCTGGAGACTAAATGTTCTGGGTTCATTTTTACGGCGCTTTAAACGTTGGGAGCGCGCTCGCTTCCGGGCGGCCTCCTGACCGGAGGAGCCGTGTGGTCGCCGGACCCTGGTGTTGGCCGAAAGGTGTTGGGTAGGGGGGCTGGAGACCGCTGAAAGGCTGGCTGAGGCTTTTTAGGCGACCACGGCCATCCCCGCAGCCCGCCCACCCCACAGTCCAGCCGCTCCTCGGTTCAGCTATGCGGTCACACGGGACGCGCCCGCACGCTCAGCGCGGGCAGGTTCACGTCCACCAGCCGCACCCGCAGCGCCGTGCCGACCGGGGCGGGTGTGTTGAGGGCCAGGTCATAGGCCAGGTCGGGCAGCAGCAGCGTGGCGCTCTGGCCGCGGCGGTCCACCACCACTGCGTCCCACTCGCGTTCCGGCTGGGCGGCGATAAAGCGCAGCGTGTGGTGGCGCCGGCTGAGTCTCTCGGCCTGGCGGGTGGCGTCGGCGTTCAGGCCCGCCTGGGCAATGTGGGCCGCCACCGTCTTGCCGCTCATGGGTTCGGTGCCGTCCAGATGGGCGCGCAGCTGCTGGTGCACCACCAGGTCCAGGTAGCGGCGCATGGGGCTGGTGGCCTGGGCGTACAGGTCCAGTCCCATGCCCCCGTGCGGCCCCGGCGACGGTTGAAAACGGGTGCGCGCCAGCGTCTTGCGTCGGGCCCACTGGGCCCCCAGACCGTCGCCGCGCACCTCGCGGGTGGGGGCGTCCTGGGTGGCGAAGGGCAACGGAATGTCGTGGTCGTCGGCGTAGATGGCGGCGGCCCAGCCCGCGAGCGTCATGCACTCCTGCACCACCTGTCTCATCTCGGGGCGGGGCAGCGGCGTGACCTCAGCGCCGTTCTCGTCGGCCCGCACGCGCACCTCCGGCAGGTCAATGCTCAGTGCGCCCTCGGCCTCGCGCAACTCCCGGCTGGCGCGCGCCAGCGTAGCGAGCGTCACGAAGGGTTCCTCGCCCGCTTCCAGCTGTTCCTGGGCCTGACCATAGGTCAGCCGCTGCACCCGCACCTGCGTCAGCGCCACGTCCACCGCATCGGCGTTGCCGTCCGTGTCCAGGTCCAGCGAGATGGACAGCGCGGGCATGGTTTCGTGCAGGCCCAGCCCGGTCTTCTCGATCAGGGCGTCGGGCAGCATGCCTACCGTGCGGTCCGGCAGGTACAGCGTGGCGCCTCGGGCGCGTGCCTCCAGATCCAGCGGGCTGTCCGGGGATACCAGCGCCGCCACGTCCGCCACATGGACCCACAGCCGCGTCAGGCCGCCGGGCAGGGCCTCGATGCCCACCGCGTCGTCCGGGTCGCGGTTGCCCTCGTCGTCGATGGCGTAGGCCGTCAGGTGCGTCAGGTCCAGCCGGGGTTCCCCGGCAAAATCGGGCACGTCCAGCGTCACCGGGTCCAGCGCCGCGCCCAGCCGGTCGGCATACGGGGTCCGGGCCTCGGACCACAGGCCCAGCCGCAGCAGCAGGGTATGGGCTGCCTCGGGTGTTTCTGACAGGCCCAGTTCACGCAGGGTCCGGCTTTTCTGGGCCTTGCCGCGCGCCAGCAGCTCGATCTCGGTGCGCCCGGCGGGCGTCAGTTCGGGAAGGGTCATGGCCCAGAGAATACGGGGCGCCGGCAACTGGCCGGAGCACACCACAGAATCCTACCGAATAGAAAGTCTGGTTTTAGAGACAGTGTGTGAAAACCTGAAATAGCAATCTTAAGCGCGCTGCAGACGGCTCGGCTGCTCAGGGCTTCCAAAGAATCTAATATCTAACTTGACATTATGGAATATCTATGTTTCTATTCTTCTCAAGGAGACGGATATGAATGAACAGCAACCGCCAGAAGATTTCCGTTCGCAGGTACAGCGTCTGGTCGCCGAGGGCAAACTCACCGCCGAGGAGGCCGCCGGTCTGCTGGAGCCCACGCAGCACAGCGCGGAGCCCGAGGCGTTCATGCCCCTGCCCCCAGGGGAACAGCCGGACGCAACGCCGCCCGATCTGGACCTCGTGGTCAGCGGCTACTCGCTGAATGTCGTGCATGATTCGTCGGTCCAGGGGCCGCAGCTCAGCGCCAACACCGAAGGCGCGGTCACGCTGAACGCCACCGGGCAGGGCTGGCGGGTGGCGCGGTCCAGCGACCAGGGGGGGAACTGGACCCACTGGAACAATGTGAAGGCCATCCTGTCTGTTCCGTTTGCGCCCCGGCATGTGCGTGCCCGGGTAGACGGCGGTAACCTCACCCTGCCCGACCTGAGCGGCGAGATGCAGGCGGACGTGAACGGCGGCAACATCCGCATGGGCCGCGCCGCGGGCTTGAAGGCGGACGTGAACGGTGGCAATCTGACCGCTGCGGAGATGAATGGCCCGACGCACCTCAGTGTCAACGGGGGTAACCTCACGCTGACCGGCGCACAGACCCTCAACGCCAGCGTGAACGGCGGCAACCTCAAGTGGGCCGGGGTGCTGTCGGGCGGGGACCACCGCGTGGAGGTCAACGCCGGCAACGCCACCCTGCACCTGCTGCCGGGCAGCGGCCTGCGCGTGAACGCGGACGTGACCATGGGCGCGTTCAAGGCCGACTTCCCGACCAGCCAGAGCGGCGGCTTCATGTCCACCCGTCACGCCGGACAGTTCGGCGACGGCTCGGCCACCCTGTCGTGCAAGGTGGCGCTGGGTCAGATCAAGCTGGTGACCTCATGAAAGAAAAGGTCAAACGCATCCTCGAACTGGTGCGGGCGGGCCGCCTGAGTCTGGAAGACGCCGGACCGCTGCTCGCCGCCCTGAGCACCCGGCTGGCCCTCTCGGCCAGCGACCGCGAACTGATCGCCTCATTGCTTGCCCGCGAGGAGCTGGATACCGGGCAGGTGGCCGAACACCTGCTGCTGCTGCGCGGCGTGTCCGCGGGAACTGTCCCGCCATCG
This genomic window from Deinococcus aerophilus contains:
- a CDS encoding GNAT family N-acetyltransferase, which produces MDRTVIDLGGGFTARRLSLDQYREACARLEGRIFGGGWGYAFDPPHKPPPPLGESCSWGLFAGDELIGWSHAHQRDERTVYMADSGVLPEHQGRGLYTRLLPHLLAAFRAAGYTLVQSHHRATNNRVLIPKLRAGFCLQGLNLYEGGLNVSLTLSLDPVYHDAMHVRSGFRAPHGDTARRLGLPPTPPAERTPVPSIPMPGGQGEDTDLGGGYVLRPVPYEVYYGIYTRLEAAAYDSVSLDWPTPPRLEPPEVPRYVWLVGHAGEVAGWQYSRQWDARTAYMVNTALLPAHRGRGLYTRLLPAVLGALQAGGYDRVRSHHHATNTAVLVPKLRHGFCIQGLTVDDHGVMAVLMHSFGPLYRAYMEVRSGMQPPLGAVARALGLTPAARPGTGAPADPSCGPDGASPA
- a CDS encoding agmatine deiminase family protein translates to MQHFSPTDPTPQALGFVMPPEWAPHAATWLSWPADNDLWFGHLEAVRTEFAALVRTIARFEPVQLLVRDAESRQDAAERLSGADVTSHDVPLNDVWIRDNGPLFVTRGSEVSLINWRFNAWGGKFEWHEDDQVPEYVARTLDAAHWDLPVVLEGGALELNGAGVALTTRSCLLTDTRNLGLSAEQYADWLRAYLGIDRLLWLGAGLENDHTDGHIDTITRFTDERTIVTSVDEDPSDPNHAVMAANLAALRGMTDLDGQPFRIVELPLPVRRLEGAEGRLPPTYANFYIGNGFVAVPQYGDPNDARALEVLTPLFPGREVIGLNSRAIIEGGGSFHCVTQQQPAGTVWTGR
- a CDS encoding ribonuclease R family protein, with product MTLPELTPAGRTEIELLARGKAQKSRTLRELGLSETPEAAHTLLLRLGLWSEARTPYADRLGAALDPVTLDVPDFAGEPRLDLTHLTAYAIDDEGNRDPDDAVGIEALPGGLTRLWVHVADVAALVSPDSPLDLEARARGATLYLPDRTVGMLPDALIEKTGLGLHETMPALSISLDLDTDGNADAVDVALTQVRVQRLTYGQAQEQLEAGEEPFVTLATLARASRELREAEGALSIDLPEVRVRADENGAEVTPLPRPEMRQVVQECMTLAGWAAAIYADDHDIPLPFATQDAPTREVRGDGLGAQWARRKTLARTRFQPSPGPHGGMGLDLYAQATSPMRRYLDLVVHQQLRAHLDGTEPMSGKTVAAHIAQAGLNADATRQAERLSRRHHTLRFIAAQPEREWDAVVVDRRGQSATLLLPDLAYDLALNTPAPVGTALRVRLVDVNLPALSVRARPV